The following are encoded together in the Phaseolus vulgaris cultivar G19833 chromosome 9, P. vulgaris v2.0, whole genome shotgun sequence genome:
- the LOC137820429 gene encoding uncharacterized protein, which produces MVAESWFRSLWKAPRKHDANSEKVVIEVLAFEIASLMSKLVNLWQSLSDKQIVKLREEITNSVGIRKLVSDDDHFIERLICLETLENLAHVAEFVARLAKKCSEPILKGFGNAFYDFITAGIDPYGWEFSGKKMEKKIKRMEKFISTNASLYQEMEVLADLEQTFTRVKANGESDGVTLMEYQKKVALKRQEVKHLRDISLWNRTYDYTILLLARSLFTIFCKINYVFGIQEMVGVGGTNNSSVLNTDFIYRSQSVSTLLQSSFNPSQNSSVARFSSGPLNAITARSGPIGRTSNKTSISKLGPFGDSSTKSGPISGKYTSVNFYSGPLGRKLNQSIPVAGRNKKSKIWRFYGHSTAISGKEAPTRSSRLTQVGPFKGCIAWDNSLFTDCQSSTNGVHHGIQNSKDVNSNPLGPAKVIHHTQSVFKPLRKLLNPPPETLGAAALALHYANVIIVIEKLAASSHLIGLDARDDLYNMLPRRVRAALKTKLKPFTKTMASSSSSSPSSIYDPVLAEEWNDAMSSILEWLAPLAHNMIRWQSERSYEQQSFVSRTNVMLVQTLYFANQDKTEEVITELLVGLNYVWKYGRELNAKALAECGSFRVDSEYPNLNG; this is translated from the coding sequence ATGGTTGCAGAATCATGGTTTCGTAGTCTGTGGAAAGCTCCTCGGAAGCATGATGCTAATTCCGAGAAGGTGGTCATTGAGGTATTAGCATTTGAAATAGCAAGTTTGATGTCTAAGCTAGTTAATTTATGGCAGTCTCTGAGTGATAAACAGATTGTTAAATTGAGGGAGGAAATCACAAATTCGGTGGGCATAAGAAAGCTTGTCTCAGATGATGATCATTTCATTGAACGTTTAATTTGTTTGGAGACACTTGAGAATTTGGCACATGTGGCGGAGTTTGTGGCTAGGCTTGCTAAGAAATGCAGCGAACCaattttgaaaggttttggAAATGCCTTTTACGACTTCATCACTGCAGGCATTGATCCATACGGGTGGGAATTTAGTGGCAAGAAGATggaaaaaaagattaaaaggaTGGAAAAGTTTATATCAACTAATGCAAGTTTGTATCAAGAGATGGAAGTGCTTGCGGATCTTGAGCAAACTTTTACAAGAGTGAAGGCTAACGGTGAATCAGATGGTGTAACTTTAATGGAGTACCAGAAGAAGGTTGCATTGAAGAGGCAGGAGGTAAAGCACTTACGGGATATTTCTTTGTGGAACAGGACGTATGATTACACAATACTTCTTTTAGCAAGGTCCTTATTCACAATATTCTGTAAGATCAATTATGTATTTGGAATTCAAGAGATGGTGGGTGTTGGTGGAACCAATAATTCTAGTGTCCTGAACACAGATTTCATTTATAGAAGTCAATCTGTTTCCACATTATTGCAATCTTCTTTCAACCCATCACAGAATAGTAGTGTTGCCAGATTTTCTTCAGGACCCCTTAATGCTATTACTGCCAGATCAGGTCCAATTGGTAGAACATCAAATAAAACAAGCATTTCTAAGTTGGGTCCTTTTGGTGATTCGTCCACAAAGTCAGGCCCGATTTCAGGAAAGTATACAAGTGTCAATTTTTACTCAGGTCCTCTTGGAAGGAAATTGAATCAATCAATACCTGTTGCTGGAAGAAATAAAAAGAGCAAGATTTGGAGGTTTTATGGACACTCTACTGCTATAAGTGGGAAGGAAGCTCCCACAAGATCCAGTCGACTGACTCAAGTAGGACCTTTCAAAGGATGTATCGCTTGGGACAATTCCTTATTCACTGACTGCCAGTCAAGTACAAATGGTGTTCATCATGGAATTCAGAATTCCAAAGATGTTAATTCAAATCCTCTTGGGCCTGCAAAAGTAATTCATCATACTCAATCAGTCTTCAAACCTCTACGCAAGCTATTGAATCCTCCACCTGAAACCCTGGGTGCTGCTGCTCTGGCACTGCACTATGCAAATGTTATCATTGTGATTGAGAAGCTAGCAGCTTCTTCACACTTGATTGGTCTCGATGCAAGAGATGACCTGTACAACATGTTACCGAGACGTGTCAGAGCTGCCCTTAAGACCAAATTAAAGCCATTTACCAAGACCATggcttcatcatcatcatcatcaccatcatCAATCTATGATCCAGTTCTAGCAGAAGAGTGGAATGATGCAATGTCAAGCATACTGGAATGGCTGGCACCACTTGCTCATAACATGATAAGATGGCAGTCTGAGAGAAGTTATGAGCAGCAGAGCTTTGTTTCCCGGACAAATGTGATGCTGGTACAGACCCTTTACTTTGCAAATCAAGATAAGACAGAAGAAGTAATCACTGAGCTTCTTGTTGGTCTGAATTATGTCTGGAAATATGGTAGGGAGCTTAATGCAAAAGCTTTGGCAGAGTGTGGCAGTTTTAGGGTAGACAGTGAATATCCTAATCTGAATGGATAA